The Apium graveolens cultivar Ventura chromosome 11, ASM990537v1, whole genome shotgun sequence genome has a window encoding:
- the LOC141697942 gene encoding putative receptor-like protein kinase At2g42960, with protein MKVILGTAMTLAYLYKDIEPKVVHWDIKSSNIMIDHEFNSKVSYFGLAKLLESGESHITTRVMKIFGYVSSEYANTGMLNEKCDNYRLWSAC; from the exons ATGAAGGTCATTCTCGGCACTGCAATGAC GCTTGCATATTTGTATAAAGATATTGAGCCAAAGGTTGTTCACTGGGACATCAAATCTAGCAACATTATGATCGACCATGAATTCAATTCAAAAGTTTCTTATTTTGGATTGGCCAAGCTCTTGGAATCAGGTGAAAGCCACATAACTACTAGAGTGATGAAAATATTTGG TTATGTGTCTTCAGAGTATGCTAACACCGGTATGCTAAATGAAAAGTGCGATAATTATAGACTATGGTCGGCCTGCTAG